In Desulfofundulus kuznetsovii DSM 6115, the following are encoded in one genomic region:
- a CDS encoding helix-turn-helix domain-containing protein, whose product MDLIRIGEKIISRRRIDQYVSRMLELRAKGLSQAEVAGRLGVDRTLVSRLESLGEVRKGKRIAVVGFPIQNKEELQSALVKEGVDFVLLMTEAERWDFVRSKSGLELVNTLMELIAGAHAYDQVVVIGSSKRIKIIEAVLDKPVLGYEIGESPIQEDKYVNPDEIVELIRAVKL is encoded by the coding sequence GTGGATCTCATCCGTATTGGCGAAAAGATCATCAGCCGGCGCCGCATCGACCAGTACGTTTCCAGGATGCTTGAACTGCGGGCTAAAGGCTTATCCCAGGCGGAAGTGGCCGGCCGCCTGGGCGTGGACCGGACGCTGGTGAGCCGCCTGGAGAGCCTGGGCGAGGTCCGCAAGGGCAAGCGGATTGCCGTGGTTGGTTTTCCCATCCAGAACAAAGAAGAGCTCCAGTCCGCCCTGGTAAAAGAAGGGGTGGATTTCGTACTCCTCATGACCGAAGCCGAACGGTGGGATTTTGTGCGGAGCAAAAGCGGTCTTGAGCTGGTTAATACCCTGATGGAATTAATAGCCGGGGCCCACGCCTATGACCAGGTAGTGGTCATAGGGTCCAGCAAAAGAATTAAAATTATTGAAGCGGTGCTGGATAAGCCCGTTCTGGGGTACGAAATTGGTGAATCGCCCATACAGGAAGACAAATATGTCAACCCCGACGAAATTGTGGAACTAATCCGGGCAGTTAAGCTTTGA
- the dusB gene encoding tRNA dihydrouridine synthase DusB: protein MTVKLLIGDVELANPVAAAPMAGVTDRAYRILAREAGCGLVFTEMISDQALIYGNPRTRVILEHGGEKGPLAVQIFGSNPDYMARAAEIVAGEGADIIDINMGCPTPKIVKNGEGAALMKNPELAAEIVSRVAARVNVPVTVKMRKGWDDDHVNAVELARLVEAAGAAAVTVHGRTRVQFYSGQADWDIIRRVKEAVGIPVIGNGDVRTPLDARRMLEETGCDGVMIGRASMGNPWIFSRTIHYLATGELLPEPTWEEKIRTALRHLDLLVALKGEHIGVLEMRKHAAWYLKGLRGAARLREKINRAGSVQEMRDILTGILDGGYL from the coding sequence ATGACGGTGAAGTTATTAATCGGTGACGTTGAACTGGCTAATCCGGTAGCTGCCGCCCCCATGGCCGGGGTCACCGACCGGGCCTACCGCATCCTGGCCCGGGAGGCCGGCTGCGGCCTGGTCTTCACGGAGATGATCAGCGACCAGGCTTTAATCTACGGCAATCCCCGCACCCGGGTCATTCTCGAGCACGGGGGCGAGAAAGGCCCCCTGGCTGTGCAGATCTTCGGTTCCAACCCCGACTACATGGCCCGGGCGGCGGAAATTGTGGCCGGCGAGGGCGCCGATATCATAGACATCAACATGGGCTGCCCCACGCCGAAAATCGTTAAAAACGGCGAAGGGGCGGCCCTGATGAAGAATCCGGAACTGGCCGCCGAGATTGTGTCCCGGGTGGCGGCCCGGGTGAATGTGCCGGTCACGGTTAAAATGCGCAAGGGTTGGGATGATGATCACGTTAACGCCGTTGAGCTGGCCCGCCTGGTGGAAGCGGCCGGGGCTGCGGCGGTGACCGTTCACGGGCGTACCCGGGTACAGTTCTACAGCGGGCAGGCCGACTGGGACATCATCCGCCGGGTAAAGGAGGCGGTGGGCATCCCGGTGATTGGCAACGGGGATGTGCGCACGCCCCTGGATGCCAGGCGGATGCTGGAGGAGACGGGCTGTGACGGCGTGATGATCGGGCGGGCCTCCATGGGCAACCCCTGGATTTTTTCCCGGACAATTCATTACCTGGCCACCGGTGAGCTCCTGCCCGAACCCACCTGGGAAGAAAAAATCCGCACCGCCCTGCGGCACCTCGATCTCCTGGTAGCGCTAAAGGGGGAGCACATCGGGGTGCTGGAAATGCGCAAGCACGCGGCCTGGTACCTGAAGGGCCTGCGGGGCGCCGCACGCCTTAGGGAGAAAATAAACAGGGCCGGTTCGGTACAGGAGATGAGGGATATTTTAACGGGAATCCTTGATGGAGGATACTTGTAA
- a CDS encoding type III pantothenate kinase, with protein MILVFDVGNTNIVLGVYKGQELLEHWRLSTNPHRTADEYGMLLRDLFDYAGISRRDIKALVISSVVPPLMLALEQMSEKYFGVKPLVVGPGIKTGLAIKYDNPREVGADRIVNAVAGYELYGGPLIIVDFGTATTFDAISARGEYLGGAIAPGIGISTEALFARAAKLPRVELVRPATVIGKNTVSSMQAGIIFGFVGQVDEIVRRMKAELGGNPTVLATGGLAELIARESRTIDRVDPLLTLKGLRLIYERNLPAVR; from the coding sequence ATGATCCTGGTATTTGACGTGGGGAATACAAATATTGTTCTGGGGGTATATAAAGGCCAGGAATTGCTGGAGCACTGGCGGCTGTCCACCAACCCCCACCGTACCGCCGATGAATACGGTATGTTACTCCGGGATCTCTTCGATTATGCGGGAATTTCCCGCCGGGACATCAAGGCCCTGGTGATCTCTTCAGTGGTACCGCCCTTAATGCTGGCCCTGGAACAGATGAGCGAGAAATATTTTGGCGTCAAACCCCTGGTGGTGGGGCCCGGGATCAAGACGGGCCTGGCTATTAAATATGACAACCCCCGGGAGGTGGGTGCCGACCGCATTGTCAATGCGGTGGCGGGGTACGAGCTTTACGGCGGCCCGTTGATCATTGTAGATTTTGGTACGGCCACCACCTTTGATGCCATATCGGCCAGGGGAGAATACCTGGGCGGTGCCATCGCCCCGGGCATCGGCATTTCCACCGAGGCCCTCTTCGCCCGGGCCGCCAAGCTGCCCCGGGTGGAGCTGGTTAGACCGGCTACGGTGATTGGTAAAAACACCGTCAGCAGCATGCAGGCGGGGATCATCTTTGGCTTTGTGGGCCAGGTGGATGAAATTGTGCGCCGGATGAAGGCCGAGCTGGGAGGAAACCCCACCGTGCTGGCCACCGGCGGCCTGGCCGAGCTCATTGCCCGGGAGTCCCGTACCATCGACCGGGTGGATCCCCTGTTGACCCTGAAGGGCCTGCGCCTGATTTACGAACGCAATTTGCCGGCGGTGAGATGA